Proteins from a genomic interval of Diaminobutyricimonas aerilata:
- a CDS encoding helix-turn-helix transcriptional regulator has product MTATSARLLALLGLLQVRQEWTGPQLADRLDVSVRTVRNDIDRLRELGYPVTSMRGTAGHYRLGPGASLPPLLLDDEEAVAVAIGLRAASGVAGIADSSARALSKLEHVLPSRLRHRVDAIARTVDRGPENTSTNAPDPEVDPALLADVAQAIRAVEWLRFDYRGQPRLVEPYRLVSWQRRWYLVAREVESGEWQTFRLDWMTLRMPTRRAFDPRPLPERDYTDFVVREVASTGWLVHARITVAASAPDVLARINPAVGVVEPLDERSCVLVTGADSVETIAAYIGMLGLDFHVTEPPDLVEALRVMSRRYAGAVAG; this is encoded by the coding sequence ATGACAGCGACGTCTGCTCGTCTTCTCGCTCTTCTCGGTCTGTTGCAGGTGCGGCAGGAGTGGACCGGACCCCAGCTCGCCGACCGGCTCGACGTCAGCGTGCGCACGGTGCGCAACGACATCGACCGTCTGCGCGAGCTCGGCTATCCGGTCACGAGCATGCGCGGCACGGCCGGTCACTACCGGCTCGGACCCGGCGCCTCGTTGCCCCCGCTGCTGCTCGACGATGAGGAGGCGGTCGCGGTCGCGATCGGTCTGCGCGCGGCCTCCGGGGTGGCCGGCATCGCGGACTCGAGCGCGCGCGCCCTCTCCAAACTCGAGCACGTGCTGCCGTCGCGCCTGCGGCACCGCGTCGACGCGATCGCGCGCACGGTCGACCGGGGGCCCGAGAACACGAGCACCAACGCTCCCGACCCGGAGGTCGATCCGGCTCTGCTCGCCGACGTGGCCCAGGCCATCCGCGCCGTCGAGTGGCTGCGGTTCGACTACCGCGGACAGCCTCGGCTCGTCGAGCCCTACCGGCTGGTCTCGTGGCAGCGGCGCTGGTACCTCGTGGCGCGCGAGGTCGAGTCCGGCGAGTGGCAGACCTTCCGTCTCGACTGGATGACGTTGCGGATGCCGACCCGCCGAGCGTTCGACCCGCGTCCGCTGCCGGAACGGGACTACACCGACTTCGTCGTCCGCGAGGTGGCGTCGACCGGATGGCTCGTGCACGCGCGCATCACGGTGGCCGCGTCCGCGCCCGACGTGCTCGCCCGCATCAATCCCGCCGTCGGGGTGGTCGAGCCGCTCGACGAGAGGTCGTGCGTGCTCGTGACCGGAGCGGACAGCGTCGAGACGATCGCGGCCTACATCGGCATGCTCGGCCTCGACTTCCACGTCACGGAGCCACCGGACCTCGTGGAGGCGTTGCGGGTCATGAGCCGCCGCTACGCCGGAGCCGTCGCGGGCTGA
- a CDS encoding dihydrofolate reductase family protein, giving the protein MGIVYSDIAVSADGFAAGPDQSEQAPLGAIDENWLHGWMFETYEENRAEVDAIVDSGATIMGRNMFGPVRGEWDREWRGWWGDEPPYHGPVFVLTHFAHEPIEMKGGTTFHFVTDGIHSALERARAAAGDRNVSIAGGAATVNQYLAAGAIDELRLHVTPCILGAGERLFDGVAAQALERVSVRTASRVTHMTYRPVRG; this is encoded by the coding sequence GTGGGAATCGTGTACAGCGACATCGCCGTGTCGGCGGACGGCTTCGCGGCCGGCCCGGACCAGAGCGAACAGGCGCCGCTGGGTGCCATCGACGAGAACTGGCTGCACGGGTGGATGTTCGAGACGTACGAGGAGAACCGCGCGGAGGTCGACGCGATCGTGGACTCCGGGGCGACCATCATGGGCCGCAACATGTTCGGCCCGGTGCGCGGCGAGTGGGACCGCGAGTGGCGGGGCTGGTGGGGCGACGAGCCGCCGTACCACGGGCCGGTCTTCGTGCTCACCCACTTCGCGCACGAGCCGATCGAGATGAAGGGCGGCACCACGTTCCACTTCGTCACCGACGGCATCCACTCCGCCCTCGAGCGGGCACGCGCCGCGGCCGGCGATCGGAACGTCTCCATCGCGGGCGGAGCCGCGACGGTGAACCAGTACCTCGCGGCGGGCGCGATCGACGAGCTGCGACTGCACGTCACGCCGTGCATCCTGGGCGCCGGGGAGCGACTGTTCGACGGCGTCGCGGCCCAGGCGCTCGAGCGCGTCTCGGTGCGGACGGCCTCGCGGGTCACGCACATGACCTACCGGCCCGTCCGCGGCTGA
- a CDS encoding DeoR/GlpR family DNA-binding transcription regulator produces the protein MFAPQRREILLDRLDTDGRVVAKDIAAELGVTEDMIRRDLRELAAAGLCQRVYGGALPASPAVADYPARQSVAVDSKARVARTAAALIRPGTTALLDGGTTALAVARALPARLAATIVTHSPTIAAALAEHATVEVEVVGGRLFKHSVVTAGAAALESLAHISADVFLLGVTGVHPDAGLTTGDREEAAMKRALAARAGDTYVLASSEKIGTASGFPVLPLADVTGIVTDAPSDAPVMRALAKAGAHFLTAG, from the coding sequence ATGTTCGCGCCACAACGCCGTGAGATCCTGCTCGACCGCCTCGACACCGACGGTCGCGTCGTGGCCAAGGACATCGCGGCGGAACTCGGCGTCACCGAGGACATGATCCGGCGCGACCTGCGCGAACTCGCCGCGGCCGGTCTGTGCCAGCGCGTGTACGGCGGTGCGCTCCCGGCGAGCCCCGCGGTCGCCGACTACCCCGCCCGGCAGTCGGTCGCCGTCGACAGCAAGGCGCGGGTCGCGCGCACGGCCGCCGCCCTCATCCGCCCCGGCACCACCGCCCTGCTCGACGGGGGCACGACCGCACTCGCGGTCGCGCGCGCCCTGCCCGCGCGACTCGCGGCGACGATCGTGACGCACAGTCCCACGATCGCGGCGGCGCTCGCCGAGCACGCGACCGTGGAGGTCGAGGTCGTCGGCGGGCGGCTGTTCAAGCACTCGGTCGTCACCGCCGGCGCGGCGGCCCTCGAGTCGCTCGCGCACATCAGCGCCGACGTGTTCCTGCTCGGCGTCACCGGGGTGCACCCCGATGCCGGCCTCACCACCGGCGACCGCGAGGAGGCGGCCATGAAGCGGGCGCTCGCGGCCCGCGCCGGCGACACCTACGTGCTCGCGAGTTCGGAGAAGATCGGCACCGCCTCCGGGTTCCCGGTGCTGCCCCTCGCCGACGTCACGGGAATCGTGACCGATGCGCCCTCGGATGCACCCGTGATGCGCGCCCTCGCGAAGGCCGGCGCGCACTTCCTCACCGCGGGGTGA
- a CDS encoding DUF4406 domain-containing protein, whose translation MKPLLILIAGPYRSGTGDDPDLLDRNLRRLEEAAWPIFRSGHVPMIGEWVALPVLSSAGAAGITDPLAEKVMYPTAHRLLQHCDAVLRLPGESKGADLDVAIARERGIPVYARLEDIPGYVADEALAEVS comes from the coding sequence ATGAAACCGCTCCTCATTCTGATCGCCGGCCCCTACCGTTCCGGCACCGGCGACGATCCCGACCTGCTCGACCGCAACCTGCGACGTCTCGAAGAGGCCGCCTGGCCGATCTTCCGCAGCGGGCACGTGCCCATGATCGGCGAATGGGTCGCCCTGCCGGTGCTCTCGAGCGCCGGAGCGGCGGGCATCACCGACCCGCTCGCCGAGAAGGTCATGTACCCGACCGCGCACCGGCTCCTGCAGCACTGCGACGCGGTGCTCCGCCTCCCCGGCGAGTCGAAGGGCGCCGACCTCGACGTCGCGATCGCCCGGGAGCGCGGCATCCCGGTCTATGCGCGGCTCGAGGACATCCCCGGCTACGTCGCCGACGAGGCGCTCGCCGAGGTCTCGTAG
- a CDS encoding sensor histidine kinase: MSRLRLTVRARLTLIYGVLFLASTAAALGVTYALVSRRLTDTVLYTGGELPAPDPSAPALQRPLLIRQIADRTRDEALQALITQGVIALVAVGVTAVLIGWVVAGRVLRPLQRITDTAKRIAEAPDADRRLHARIALDGPRDEVKELADTFDVMLDRLDRSFDGQRRFIANASHELRTPLTVNRALLEVASARADAPEEVRQLGRTLLEVNARHERLIDGLLLLARSERRVEERSFVDLADVVEHVAAHYADAAVRIDASAEEAPTSGDPVLLERLVQNLVDNAVKYNVEHGWVRVASGRTPDGRALLVVENPGPDVAPYDVPALFEPFRRLGADRVASAAGAGLGLSIVKAIAEAHGGEVVARARPAGGLTVEVALPGERYETSASASSAT, translated from the coding sequence GTGAGCCGGCTGCGATTGACGGTCCGTGCCCGCCTCACCCTCATCTACGGCGTGCTGTTCCTGGCGTCGACGGCCGCGGCCCTCGGGGTGACCTACGCGCTCGTCAGCCGCCGCCTCACCGACACGGTCCTGTACACCGGTGGCGAGCTGCCCGCGCCCGACCCGAGTGCGCCCGCCCTGCAGCGGCCCCTGCTCATCCGGCAGATCGCGGACCGGACGCGGGACGAGGCACTGCAGGCGCTCATCACGCAAGGGGTGATCGCCCTCGTCGCGGTGGGCGTCACCGCGGTCCTGATCGGCTGGGTCGTCGCGGGCAGGGTCCTGCGGCCGCTGCAGCGCATCACCGACACGGCGAAGCGGATCGCCGAGGCGCCGGACGCCGATCGCCGGCTGCACGCCCGCATCGCGCTCGACGGGCCGCGCGACGAGGTGAAAGAGCTCGCCGACACGTTCGATGTGATGCTCGATCGGCTCGATCGCTCGTTCGACGGTCAGCGCCGGTTCATCGCGAACGCCTCCCACGAGTTGCGCACTCCGCTCACCGTGAATCGCGCGCTGCTCGAGGTGGCGTCGGCACGCGCGGATGCGCCGGAGGAGGTGCGTCAGCTCGGTCGCACCCTGCTGGAGGTGAACGCCCGGCACGAGCGACTCATCGACGGCCTGTTGCTGCTCGCGCGCTCGGAGCGGCGCGTCGAGGAACGCTCCTTCGTCGACCTCGCCGACGTGGTGGAGCACGTGGCGGCCCACTACGCCGACGCGGCGGTGCGCATCGATGCCTCGGCGGAGGAGGCGCCGACGAGCGGCGATCCGGTGCTGCTCGAACGCCTCGTGCAGAACCTCGTCGACAACGCGGTGAAGTACAACGTGGAGCACGGCTGGGTGCGCGTCGCCTCGGGTCGAACGCCGGACGGGCGGGCCCTCCTGGTGGTCGAGAACCCCGGCCCGGATGTGGCCCCGTACGACGTCCCGGCGCTCTTCGAGCCGTTCCGCCGCCTGGGCGCCGATCGCGTCGCGAGCGCCGCGGGAGCGGGGCTGGGATTGTCGATCGTCAAGGCGATCGCCGAGGCGCACGGCGGCGAGGTGGTGGCCCGGGCGCGCCCCGCGGGCGGATTGACCGTCGAGGTGGCGCTCCCGGGCGAGCGCTACGAGACCTCGGCGAGCGCCTCGTCGGCGACGTAG
- a CDS encoding response regulator transcription factor: protein MRVLVVEDEPLLADAVAQWLRGDAHAVDVVGDGVSAVERASVNDYDVVVLDRDLPGMHGDDVCRELVSSSSLARVLMLTAAAGIDDRVAGLSLGADDYLTKPFAFTELSARIAALGRRARAATPPVLERAGIRLDPHRREVYRDGRYVPLSRKEFAVLAELLRADGGTVSAEQLLEKAWDENIDPFTGVVRITILKLRRKLGEPNPIENEPGVGYRIR from the coding sequence ATGCGGGTGCTCGTGGTCGAGGATGAGCCGCTGCTGGCCGACGCGGTCGCCCAGTGGCTCCGCGGCGACGCGCACGCCGTGGATGTCGTCGGCGATGGCGTCTCTGCGGTGGAGCGGGCGAGCGTCAACGACTACGACGTGGTGGTGCTCGACCGCGACCTGCCGGGGATGCACGGAGACGACGTGTGCCGCGAACTGGTCAGCTCCTCGTCGCTCGCGCGGGTGCTCATGCTGACCGCCGCCGCGGGCATCGACGACCGGGTCGCCGGTCTGAGCCTCGGCGCCGACGACTACCTGACCAAGCCGTTCGCGTTCACTGAGCTCTCCGCCCGCATCGCGGCGCTCGGGCGCCGCGCACGGGCGGCGACCCCCCCGGTGCTCGAACGCGCGGGCATCCGGCTCGACCCGCACCGCCGGGAGGTCTACCGCGACGGGCGGTACGTGCCGCTCTCGCGCAAGGAGTTCGCCGTGCTCGCCGAGCTGTTGCGCGCCGACGGCGGCACCGTGTCGGCCGAGCAGCTGCTCGAGAAGGCGTGGGACGAGAACATCGACCCGTTCACCGGGGTCGTGCGCATCACCATCCTCAAACTGCGCCGCAAGCTCGGTGAGCCCAACCCGATCGAGAACGAACCCGGTGTGGGATACCGCATCCGGTGA